In Parabacteroides timonensis, the genomic stretch GGCGATCTCGTGACCATTCTGACGGATGCTTTTAATCACCTCAGGTGCATGAGCCGCGAAATTGGCTGTACAGAAAAAGGTGGCGTGTACCTGGTATTTTTGCAGGCAGGCCAATATCTTTCGGGTTCCTTCGATAGATATGGCCATTTGTTGCTCAAAAGGTAAATCTATCCCATGCTCCAATGGAACATCGAATTCTTCAATATCGAAACTTAGTAAGATCATTTGTTGAATAAGATTGAAAAAAAGTTTGCCATCTCACGTTTCAAAACTTTGAAACCCATGTCAGAGACGGTTAAGCCGTCTCTGATACGTGACTGCACGGCTTGTATGTTCAGTTTTTTTCTTTGTGCTTTATAAATAAATTCTGTATCGAACAGAAAACTATTAACTTTTGTTGATAAAAAAACCGTTTTTCCTGTTTGGTTGAAACCTTTTAATCCCCCTTGCGTATCGCGTATTTTTAAGCGCAGAAAAATAGCATTACATAAATGGGATGATTCGGAAAGGAATCGCCGGAAAGGAGGAAGATTTTTTTGATAATTTCTGTCCCGTATCGCTACTACGAGATCTGCTCCACCCAGTAATGTGCTGATAACCCTATCGAAAGAGTCGTCGGTATAGGGGAAATCATAATCGGTATAGATGATGTATTCTGACTGGCAATGTCGTACCGCTTCGCGTAAAGCATATCCTTTTCCTCTATTGGGACGATAATCTACTATCTGTATTCCGGGAATCTCCTGTTTCAGTGTGGCTACCGTTTCCGGTTCATATCCACGTGTCGAACCGTCACTCACAATCAGTAAGTGAAAATTGATGGAAGTAAACAAAGATTGTACCTCTTTGAATTTTCCGATAACCTTTAACTCCCAACCTGGAGGCGGGTTGTAACAAGGCAAAATAAGGTCTAAGTCAGTTATACGATTCATCCTCTATTTCTTTGTCAACATAACTAGGTAAACAGATGTTGCCTGTAAATATCTGATGCAAAGATATGATAATTAATTCTTTGTATCCCGCTTTAAACTAATTTGTACGCATATTGACAGATGTTTACAGTGTTGGACTGTAAATAAATATGAAGAATAAGTTGTATCTTTGCCAGTCATTATAGAATGGAAAAGAAGAATGGAGTAAATGGAAAAAATAAAGGTTGCAATTATAGGCTTGGGGTATGTCGGGTTGCCATTGGCACATTTGTTCGCAACCAAATATCCGGTTGTCGGCTTTGATGTCAAGCAGAGCCGGGTGGATGCCTTAAGGAAAGGGGAGGACATTACGAGAGAGATGTCTGCCGAAAAACTGAATTCCGTTTTGTTGTCTCATTTACCGGAATTTGATGAGACAGGGCTCTATTTTACATCTGAACCTTCCGATCTTCAATCATGTAATTATTATATTGTGGCAGTTCCTACTCCGGTAGACACACATCATAGTCCAGATCTGACGCCTTTGTATAAAGCGAGCGAGACGGTGGGGCATGCTTTGTCGAAAGGCGATATCGTGATTTATGAATCTACGGTTTGTCCCGGGATAACGGAAGAAGAATGTGTCCCTATCCTGGCAAACACATCCGGTCTGGTTTTTAATCAGGATTTCTTTGCAGGTTATTCACCGGAACGTATCAATCCGGGGGACAAGAAACATACGGTAGAGAAAATCATAAAGGTGACATCAGGGTCAACGCCGGAAACAGCCAGGAAAGTCGATGCTTTGTACCGGTCGGTTATCACAGCGGGAACATTCCCGGTGTCCAGTATCCGTGTGGCTGAAGCATCCAAAGTAATCGAAAATACACAGCGGGATATAAATATCGCTTTTGTAAATGAATTGGCTAAAATATTTCATCTGCTGGATATAGATACGAATGAAGTATTGGCAGCAGCCGGAACAAAATGGAACTTCCTGCCGTTTAAGCCGGGCCTGGTCGGTGGTCATTGTATAGGTGTCGATCCTTATTATCTGATCCGGAAAGCCCAGGATTACGGATATCATCCCGGGCTGATTTTGTATGGTCGTCGTATCAATGATACAATGGGGGAATATATTGCCGGACGTGTGGTGAAATGTATGATCAAAAAGGACGTACCTGTGAAACATGCAGAAGTCCTGGTGCTTGGTTTTACCTTTAAAGAGAATTGCCCGGACGTAAGAAATACGAGAGTCGGTGACGTAGTCCGTGTGTTAAAGGATTATGGGGTGAGAGTTTCTGTATATGATCCTTGGGCACGTGTAGAAGAGGTTCGGAGTGAATATGGGCTTGAACTGACAGCCTCTTTGTCCGGAGAAAAGAAATATGATGCAGTCGTACTGGCTGTAGCACATAATGAGTTTCTTGAACTCGATATACCATCGCTTGTGAAAGAAAACCATGTAGTATATGATGTAAAAGGCTGCCTGAACCCGGAATGGGTGGACGACCGTCTCTAACGATATAACAAACAGAACGTATAGGATGAAAACAAAGACGCTCTTTTCTCTTTTTATTTGTTGTTTATTATCATTATCTTCCGTACAAGCGGAAAACTGGTGGGATAAAGTCCCCTTGCTGGTATACACTCCTCGTTATTTTGGAGCCAACGCTTTTCCGATGCCGGAATTATTGGGAGGAAAACTCTCATCCCGCTGGGAAGTAGAACTCAGAGGAGAATACCATACGATGCCCGGAGATAAGACGAAGGATGTTTATGCCCGCTTATATATTCCTATTGCAAAGGGACGTGCGGGAGTAACGGTTCAAGGAGTAATTCAGGAGTGGTATGAGACTTCACCGGAGGTACGCGATGAGCGTCATGCCGTAGAAGTAAAACAGCCGATCCCTTGTCACGGCGATGCTATCTTCGGTTTTCATTATCAGGTACTATCTAATGAGAAATGGATGGATGTCATTGTCAGCGCCAACCTGAAAACAGCTAGCGGCGGACGTTTGTGCGATGCTCGTTATACGGATGCTGCTTCTTACTGGTTCGATTGCAACGTGGGGCGTACCTTATGGAAAAACCCGGAAGAGACTTTGTCGGTTCGTGCCCAGGGTATGATCGGTTTTTATTGCTGGATGACCAATAATTATCAGAATCGGCAGAATGATGCATTTTGTTATGGGCTTGGCTTGCAGGGTACTTGCCATAACTTTACGTTGGATGTCGACTATTCCGGTTTTCGCGGTTACAGGGGAGAAGGAGATAAGCCAATGATCTTTCGTTCGAAACTGAACTATGAGATAAAGAAAAATATCGTCTCATTCAGATACAAACACGGCCTGCAGGATATTCTGTACGACACTTTCTCATTGGCTTATATCCGTTGTTTTTAACCCGGTAATTGGCCGGTCTTTTCAAAATATTTCTGAAGAACCAACAGGTTGATCAGGTCTTCCCGTTGTTTGTCTTTAAAGAAAGCTACATATTCGTGGGCATGTTTAATGATTTCCAGGGCTTCGTCTTCATGCTCGATATAATAATTCAGCCGTTCTTCCAGGTCGGACAGGTCGTCTTTGATCTCGATGTAATGGTAATTGGGGATCAATGTGCCTTCCATGAACCATGTTTCGCAGGTAGGCCGAGGCATCACGGCTATCGAATTGGATGACATGACCCATTTCAGGTTGCTGGCAACATCGTTTCCTTCCATAGAGAGGATAAATTTAAAATCCAGATGTTCCTTAAGCGTCATTTTGGCTGTTTGCCATTCCTGTGGGTCATCGGTATGCTTGCTTACGTCGCCCAGGTCGCACATCGGATGGTTGAAATACATTTGCATGAGTACACGGCGGCTGGGTTTGCCTTTTACTTTTCCGCGGAAGATAACCCGGTTCATTTTTTCGTGAAAAGGTTTGGTGTCGTTGACAAATACAAAGTGACGGTCTTTTTCCAATTTCATAACAATGGAATTGGTGTTGTCTATAGACAACCTTTGGTCACCGGTGACCAAAGGTCTACTTTTTACAATAGAAGGATAATCGGGTACGATTATAATATCGCCCGGCAGATATCCCCAGTGCAATTCTTTTGGAAACCATCGGGTATATTCGAATGAGTCGAAGAAATATACTTTTTTCTTTTTAGGCATTTTATGGTCGGCCAGTATCGGGGCATCGGCCGGCAACTGTACCGGAGCATTCAGCTTGTTGTAGTAATTGACCCTGCTTTCAATGTAATCCATGTCGGAGCGCGAAGCGATCAGTTTGGCAATCTTTCTTTTTCTTCTCATCCTGAAAAAAGCAGAAGGAATTAACTGACGTAGCAGATTGATTCCGTAATAAACGAATTTCGGATTTTTTCCGCTGGAGAAAATGTAAGTGATCTTGTTCTTCATACAATCAGATATCATTTGTTAGTACTTTATTTCCGTCCGAAGTCAGCCGGGATCTCTCCCCATACTGCAGTCTCCCATTTCAGGATCGTAGTGGTATAGGTATTCGTATTCAGCCATTTCTCGGCTCGTTCTATCAGGTCGAAGATCGGCTCGTTGACAGGCTCGCGTTCCAGCAATGTTTTGCATTTCTTCTTTTTGACCCAGATGATGGCATTACGGCTATCTGAATAAATAGGCAAGTCGCTACCTTTCTGTTTCAGTAGGGCCAGGCCGTGTACGAGGGCGAGAAATTCTCCGATATTATTAGTCCCTTTCTTTAAAGGACCGATATGAAAAATCTCCTGTCCGGTCGCAGTGTAGACACCTCGGTACTCCATATCACCCGGGTTGCCGCTACATGCAGCATCGACCGCCAGACTTTCGTTGATAGGTTTCCCGATCGGGGCCTGCGGTGCCAGGTTAGAAGCTGCTTTGGCAGACGATGCAGCTTTCAGGTAAAAGGAATACCCTTTTTCGAAGGCGTCAGCTGCCTCTTCACGGGTTTCGAAAGACTTGTATTTCGCTCCATCCTGTCCTTCCACCTGCATCTTACACTCCGCCCAGTTGTCGTAAACACCCGGGTTCAGTCCTTTCCATACTACATAATATTTACTCTTCGCCATTGTCTGCTATTATTCAGATACGAATACAAAGGTAATACATCGAAACGACTTTTTCAGATACCAACTATAATTTAAGGAAATCATAGTTATGAGGAAAAAAAACTTTACATTTGCGGTAAACAATCATATACGAGATGAAGCGTATTTTTTTGATAGGTTATATGGGTGCCGGAAAAACGACGGTCGGAAAAGATCTGGCGGAACGGATGGGACTCTCTTTTATTGACCTGGACTGTTACATCGAAGCCCGTTATCATAAAACTGTCGGGCAGATATTTGCTGAAAGAGGAGAAGAGGCCTTCCGGGATATCGAACGCCGGATGCTTCATGAAGTCTCGATGTTCGAGGATGTATTGATATCCACCGGTGGCGGTGCTCCGTGCTTTTTTGATAACATGGAGTTTATGAACGAAAACGGGACGACCGTCTACCTGAAAGTTTCGGTGGAAGAACTGGCAAAACGCTTGGATACCTGTAAGACAACCCGTCCGGTATTGAAAGGCCGTTCCGGAGACGAACTGGTAGCGTTTATCGCCGAGAGTCTGGAAAAAAGAACTCCTTTTTATACGAAAGCTTCAATCGTGTTTGATGCGGAAGTGATGTTGACAGAGACTGATGTACACAAAATTACAGAAGCATTAGAGAAAATATTATAATATAATAAGGTAAAGGCAATTGTAGGAGTTGCCGACAGGAGTCGTATTATGGAAGCAACAGGAGGCAAGCAGGTGCAGGGAGCATACATCCCTCAGGAACTGTTGAAGGAATTGAGTAAGGTGAACAATCGTTTGCTGATAGGTATTCCCCGGGAACGGAAAGAAGGGGAAAAACGTTTGGTGCTTACCCCCGAAGCCGTTGATATGTTGACCGACCGTGGACATCATGTATTGGTTGAAACCGGGGCTGGGCTGGGAATAAACTATTCCGATAACCATTACTCTGAAGCCGGAGCTGAAATTGTTTCTACTCCTGCAGAAGTATTTCAAGCCGATATTATCCTAAAAATCCTTCCACCGTTACCGGAAGAGATCCTATTGATGAAACCTCGCTCGACGCTCTTTTCGATGGTGCAACTCAACCTGTTTGCCGCCGAGGCATTCGAACTGATGATGGCCAAACGGATTACGGCGATTGCCTACGAGCTGCTGTCGGACGACCAACGGAGATGTCCGGTGTTGAATGTGATCTCCGAGATAGAAGGAACGGCCGCTATTACCATCGCTTCCGAATTGTTAAGCAATGTACAGGGAGGAAAAGGTATCCTTCTGGGAGGAATACCTGGTGTATCGCCAACCGAAGTAGTTATTGTCGGAGCCGGAAATGCCGGTACCGTTGCTGCACGGGCTGCCCTGGCACTGGGAGCATCGGTTAAAGTCTTCGACGATGATATAAACAAGCTGCGCACTATTCAGCAGGTATTGGGGCAGGGACTTTTCACTTCCAACTTCCATCCTAATGTATTACACAATGCTTTCCGTACTGCCGATGTGGTGATCGGAGCCATGCGTTATATCAATACCCGTTACCGTTATGTGATCGCAGAAGAGTTGGTTCGCACTATGAAACGTGGTTCACTGGTGATCGACCTGCGTATCAGCCAGGGTGGTTGCTTCGAAACGACCTGCTGTTTGGGTAAAACAGATCCAACCGTGTTCGAACAATACGGCGTATTGCATTATTGCAAACCCAATATAAGTAACCGGGTGGCGCGTACAACTTCAATGGCTTTCAGTAATATATTCGTCCCGATCTTCCTCTCTTTGGGAGATGCCGGGTCGGTCCAGAATATGATAAAGTCAGATGACGGCTTTCGCTCAGGTGTTTATATGTATTGTGGAAAACCTGTAAGCAGTTATGTCTCTAATCATTTTAATTTATCGTCGAATAATCTGGATCTATATCTCTCTGCTTTTTAAGCCTCAAAAGTTTTGAACTAGCCAAGTTTATTCTTTACTTTGCGGAAATCTAACTACAAACAAGCGATTAAAGCTAATATAAGTAATTATGGCAGAACAGACAAAAGTAACAACTTTGGAACAGGTTGTAGTTCGTTTCTCCGGGGACTCCGGAGACGGTATGCAGTTGACCGGAACAATCTTTTCAAATCTGTCGGCTATCCTCGGAAATGAGATCTCTACGTTTCCCGACTACCCGGCAGAAATTCGTGCTCCACAAGGAACACTTAGTGGTGTATCAGGATTTCAGGTTCATCTGGGATCACGTAAAATCTTCACTCCTGGCGATAAGGCGGATGTATTGGTAGCAATGAACCCGGCCGCGCTGAAAGTGAATGTAAAGAATATCAAACAGAACTCGATTGTTATCATCGATACCGACTCTTTCAAGAAGTCGGATCTCGACAAAGCATTGTTTACTACAGACGATCCTTTTAAAGAATTAGGTTTGGGTGGTGTGCAGGTTGTAGCCGCTCCGATCTCGACAATGGTGAAAGACGGTCTGGCTGAATTTGGCCTGGATAATAAGTCTGCTCTACGTTGTAAGAATATGTTCGCATTAGGACTTGTTTGCTGGTTGTTCGACCGTCCTCTGGAAGAGGCGATGAATATGCTTCAAAATAAGTTTGCCAAAAAACCGGCTATCGCGAAAGCTAATATCAAAGCGTTGACCGATGGTTATAATTACGGACATAATATCCACGCATCGGTTTCCACCTATCGTATCGAAAGCGAAAAGGCAGCACCGGGTTTCTATACCGATGTAAATGGAAACAAGGCTACTTCTTACGGGCTGATCGCTGCTGCAGAAAAGTCTGGCCTTCAATTATTCCTGGGAAGCTATCCTATTACTCCGGCAACGGATATCCTGCATGAATTGTCAAAACGTAAAGACCTGGGGGTTGTTACCGTACAGGCAGAAGACGAAATTGCCGGTATCTGTACGGCTATCGGTGCCAGTTTTGCCGGCAGCCTGGCTGCTACATCTACTTCCGGTCCGGGTCTGGCCCTGAAGAGTGAAGCGATCGGTCTGGCTGTAATAGCTGAAATACCTTTGGTTATTATCGACGTGCAACGTGGTGGTCCTTCAACCGGTATGCCTACCAAGAGTGAGCAAACCGACCTGATGCAGGCTCTTCACGGACGTAACGGTGAAAGCCCGCTGGTTGTTATTGCCGCTTCAACTCCGACAGACTGTTTCGATGCTGCTTTCTGGGCAGCTAAACTGGCTGTTGAGCATATGACTCCGGTTATCCTGTTGACAGATGCTTTCATTGCAAACGGTTCGTCTGCCTGGAAGTTGCCTGACCTGGATAAGTATCCGGAAATCAAACCGAATTACGTATCTAACTATACAGAAGAAAAGGTATGGAAAGCCTACCGTCGCGATAAGGAAAGCTTGGTTCGTTACTGGGCTATCCCGGGTATGGAAGGTTTCGCACATCGTCTGGGTGGTTTGGAAAAAGACTATGAGACAAGTGCTATCTCGACTGATCCGATCAATCACCAGAAGATGGTTTCCACCCGTCAGGCTAAGATCGACAAGATTGCCGACTATATCCCTGAACTGGAAGTGATCGGTGATCCTGATGCCGACCTGCTGTTGATTGGCTGGGGTGGAACTTACGGCCACTTGTATGAAGCGATGGAAACCATGCAGAAACAAGGAAAGAAAGTCGCAATGGCTCACTTCAAATTCATCAGCCCGCTGCCGAAGAATACAATTGAAGTACTTTCTAAGTTCAAAAAAGCTGTGGTTGCTGAACAGAATAACGGACAGTTTGCAAACTACTTGCGTGCTAAAGTACCCGGATTTAATCCGTATAAATTCAATCGCGTAAAGGGACAGCCTTTCGTTGTTGCGAGATTAGTTGAGGAATTCACTAAAATATTGGAGGCTTAAAAAATGACAGATATAAAATTCGAACCGAAAGATTATAAGAGCGACCAGTATGTTCGTTGGTGTCCGGGTTGTGGAGACCATGCCGTATTGAACTGTTTGCACAAAGCAATGGCTGAAGTAGGAGTGGCTCCTCACAATATGGCCGTTATCTCTGGTATCGGGTGTTCTTCCCGCTTACCTTATTATATGAATACATACGGTTTCCATACGATCCACGGGCGTGGTGCTGCTATTGCAACAGGTGTAAAAACCGCCCGTCCCGACCTGAGTGTATGGCTGATTACAGGTGATGGCGACTGTCTGGCTATTGGTGGTAACCATTTTATCCATGCCATACGTCGTAATATCGATTTGAATATTGTACTTTTCAATAATAAAATCTATGGTCTGACCAAAGGGCAATACTCTCCGACATCCGAACGTGGTTTCGTATCAAAGAGTTCTCCCTACGGTACGGTAGAAGACCCGTTTATCCCGGCTGAACTGGCTTTGGGC encodes the following:
- a CDS encoding glycosyltransferase is translated as MNRITDLDLILPCYNPPPGWELKVIGKFKEVQSLFTSINFHLLIVSDGSTRGYEPETVATLKQEIPGIQIVDYRPNRGKGYALREAVRHCQSEYIIYTDYDFPYTDDSFDRVISTLLGGADLVVAIRDRNYQKNLPPFRRFLSESSHLCNAIFLRLKIRDTQGGLKGFNQTGKTVFLSTKVNSFLFDTEFIYKAQRKKLNIQAVQSRIRDGLTVSDMGFKVLKREMANFFSILFNK
- a CDS encoding nucleotide sugar dehydrogenase yields the protein MEKIKVAIIGLGYVGLPLAHLFATKYPVVGFDVKQSRVDALRKGEDITREMSAEKLNSVLLSHLPEFDETGLYFTSEPSDLQSCNYYIVAVPTPVDTHHSPDLTPLYKASETVGHALSKGDIVIYESTVCPGITEEECVPILANTSGLVFNQDFFAGYSPERINPGDKKHTVEKIIKVTSGSTPETARKVDALYRSVITAGTFPVSSIRVAEASKVIENTQRDINIAFVNELAKIFHLLDIDTNEVLAAAGTKWNFLPFKPGLVGGHCIGVDPYYLIRKAQDYGYHPGLILYGRRINDTMGEYIAGRVVKCMIKKDVPVKHAEVLVLGFTFKENCPDVRNTRVGDVVRVLKDYGVRVSVYDPWARVEEVRSEYGLELTASLSGEKKYDAVVLAVAHNEFLELDIPSLVKENHVVYDVKGCLNPEWVDDRL
- a CDS encoding glycosyl transferase family 90, which produces MKNKITYIFSSGKNPKFVYYGINLLRQLIPSAFFRMRRKRKIAKLIASRSDMDYIESRVNYYNKLNAPVQLPADAPILADHKMPKKKKVYFFDSFEYTRWFPKELHWGYLPGDIIIVPDYPSIVKSRPLVTGDQRLSIDNTNSIVMKLEKDRHFVFVNDTKPFHEKMNRVIFRGKVKGKPSRRVLMQMYFNHPMCDLGDVSKHTDDPQEWQTAKMTLKEHLDFKFILSMEGNDVASNLKWVMSSNSIAVMPRPTCETWFMEGTLIPNYHYIEIKDDLSDLEERLNYYIEHEDEALEIIKHAHEYVAFFKDKQREDLINLLVLQKYFEKTGQLPG
- a CDS encoding ribonuclease H1 domain-containing protein; this encodes MAKSKYYVVWKGLNPGVYDNWAECKMQVEGQDGAKYKSFETREEAADAFEKGYSFYLKAASSAKAASNLAPQAPIGKPINESLAVDAACSGNPGDMEYRGVYTATGQEIFHIGPLKKGTNNIGEFLALVHGLALLKQKGSDLPIYSDSRNAIIWVKKKKCKTLLEREPVNEPIFDLIERAEKWLNTNTYTTTILKWETAVWGEIPADFGRK
- a CDS encoding shikimate kinase, whose amino-acid sequence is MKRIFLIGYMGAGKTTVGKDLAERMGLSFIDLDCYIEARYHKTVGQIFAERGEEAFRDIERRMLHEVSMFEDVLISTGGGAPCFFDNMEFMNENGTTVYLKVSVEELAKRLDTCKTTRPVLKGRSGDELVAFIAESLEKRTPFYTKASIVFDAEVMLTETDVHKITEALEKIL
- a CDS encoding alanine dehydrogenase, whose protein sequence is MEATGGKQVQGAYIPQELLKELSKVNNRLLIGIPRERKEGEKRLVLTPEAVDMLTDRGHHVLVETGAGLGINYSDNHYSEAGAEIVSTPAEVFQADIILKILPPLPEEILLMKPRSTLFSMVQLNLFAAEAFELMMAKRITAIAYELLSDDQRRCPVLNVISEIEGTAAITIASELLSNVQGGKGILLGGIPGVSPTEVVIVGAGNAGTVAARAALALGASVKVFDDDINKLRTIQQVLGQGLFTSNFHPNVLHNAFRTADVVIGAMRYINTRYRYVIAEELVRTMKRGSLVIDLRISQGGCFETTCCLGKTDPTVFEQYGVLHYCKPNISNRVARTTSMAFSNIFVPIFLSLGDAGSVQNMIKSDDGFRSGVYMYCGKPVSSYVSNHFNLSSNNLDLYLSAF
- a CDS encoding 2-oxoacid:acceptor oxidoreductase subunit alpha, whose translation is MAEQTKVTTLEQVVVRFSGDSGDGMQLTGTIFSNLSAILGNEISTFPDYPAEIRAPQGTLSGVSGFQVHLGSRKIFTPGDKADVLVAMNPAALKVNVKNIKQNSIVIIDTDSFKKSDLDKALFTTDDPFKELGLGGVQVVAAPISTMVKDGLAEFGLDNKSALRCKNMFALGLVCWLFDRPLEEAMNMLQNKFAKKPAIAKANIKALTDGYNYGHNIHASVSTYRIESEKAAPGFYTDVNGNKATSYGLIAAAEKSGLQLFLGSYPITPATDILHELSKRKDLGVVTVQAEDEIAGICTAIGASFAGSLAATSTSGPGLALKSEAIGLAVIAEIPLVIIDVQRGGPSTGMPTKSEQTDLMQALHGRNGESPLVVIAASTPTDCFDAAFWAAKLAVEHMTPVILLTDAFIANGSSAWKLPDLDKYPEIKPNYVSNYTEEKVWKAYRRDKESLVRYWAIPGMEGFAHRLGGLEKDYETSAISTDPINHQKMVSTRQAKIDKIADYIPELEVIGDPDADLLLIGWGGTYGHLYEAMETMQKQGKKVAMAHFKFISPLPKNTIEVLSKFKKAVVAEQNNGQFANYLRAKVPGFNPYKFNRVKGQPFVVARLVEEFTKILEA